AAGGTAAAAAGCTACTACTTGTCGCATAAACTTTATAATAGTCAAAATCCTCATAAGGCACACTATCCCAAGTTAAAATGATTTTATTGGCCGCATCTTGACTAGCACTTAAATGCTCCACTTGTGGCGGTAAGGCTTTTGTAGTGGAATTAATGATTTGACTTGGATTGCTTTTAATGCCATCAAAAGTTACACAAATAATCCTATAATCAAAACTTTCATTTGGTTTTAAATTTTCGTCTATGTATTCAGCATTTAAGCGGTTTCTCACTTCTGCAATTTTTTCAAATTTATTTTCTGCACTGCGCGATCTTTCTATGATATAAGATTTAACCCTTAAATCCGTATGCGGTCTCCATATAAGCTTGGTTTTTCCTGGTAAATTTGTAATGGCTTGCGCAAAGGTCACAGAATCAAATCTTGGCTCAGTCATCACCTCAACCACAGCACCTTGCTCTGAAATATGTTTTTGATTATTAAAAGTTTTTAGCGTGTAGTAATATTTCGTTCCTGGCTCTAAATCATCATCAACATAATGGGTTTGGAATTTGTTTTTAATTTGCGCTACAAGCTTAAATTCTGGCTCTTGTTCGCTTGATCTATACAGATAAAAACCGTCGATATTTTGATCATACAAAGGTTGCCATTCAAAAGCAACATTGCTCATATCACTCATACTTTTTAAATTTTCAATCTTTGGCAAACTTGCGTTGATTTGTTCGCTTTGCGATGAAGAATTTGGCATTTGCGAAACGCTACACGCATTAAACAAAAGTGCCAAAAGTCCTAGTGATAAACTCAAGTGAAATTTTTTCATTTTCCTCTCCTTTATAATTTTTTTTTAGAATTGTATCAAAATCATCAAACAAAGGTGCTTTAATATATAATTTTTCTTTTGTTTTTGGATGAAAAAAATACACAAAATACGCATGGAGCATCACTCTTGTAAATTTTTCCTTGCCCTTATAGCCATAAAGCTCATCGCCTAAAATATGGCGATTTAAGTCCGCAAGGTGGGCTCTGATTTGATGAGTGCGCCCTGTAAAAAGCTTGGCGGCGATTAAATTCACTCCTTGTGCGCTCAAAAGATTGATAAATGCCGTTTTTGCGTTTTTAAGTGAGCCAAATTTTTTCAAATTTTCCTCGCTAAATTCCACGCTGATTTTTTTCATTCTATTATGCAAAGATCTTGCAAGAGCCTTTTGAGCGATGATTTTATCTTCTTTTAAAGGTAAATCAATCAAAGCCAAATAATACCTTCCCATACTTTTATCTTGTAGTTGCTCGCTTAATTTTTGATGCGTATGATTATCCTTTGCAATGACTATAG
This genomic interval from Campylobacter sp. CCS1377 contains the following:
- a CDS encoding fibronectin type III domain-containing protein, which produces MKKFHLSLSLGLLALLFNACSVSQMPNSSSQSEQINASLPKIENLKSMSDMSNVAFEWQPLYDQNIDGFYLYRSSEQEPEFKLVAQIKNKFQTHYVDDDLEPGTKYYYTLKTFNNQKHISEQGAVVEVMTEPRFDSVTFAQAITNLPGKTKLIWRPHTDLRVKSYIIERSRSAENKFEKIAEVRNRLNAEYIDENLKPNESFDYRIICVTFDGIKSNPSQIINSTTKALPPQVEHLSASQDAANKIILTWDSVPYEDFDYYKVYATSSSFLPYTTIAKTQTNSYEDYIQGVDETKYYKVTMVDKDGLESPMPKEGVQGKTLSSPLAPSIILSAIREDGVELEWADGDNRASEYTLKRYGGKQDAIFKGLKDKRFKDTTIEAGVSYTYEVIAIDQYGLESKPSGRIRIGK
- a CDS encoding RluA family pseudouridine synthase, with translation MQNFSVDSCVRLDVFLAKKLNQSRNQVSMLIKDNHIKVNNQIQNKASFVLKIDDEISVQFPKAKEIQSDFEPKFDIEILYEDEYLLVLNKPPLLTVHGASSVKEATLVDWLMSKNYVLSTLNGINRAGLVHRLDKGTSGAIVIAKDNHTHQKLSEQLQDKSMGRYYLALIDLPLKEDKIIAQKALARSLHNRMKKISVEFSEENLKKFGSLKNAKTAFINLLSAQGVNLIAAKLFTGRTHQIRAHLADLNRHILGDELYGYKGKEKFTRVMLHAYFVYFFHPKTKEKLYIKAPLFDDFDTILKKNYKGEENEKISLEFITRTFGTFV